The following proteins are encoded in a genomic region of Gouania willdenowi chromosome 6, fGouWil2.1, whole genome shotgun sequence:
- the trabd gene encoding traB domain-containing protein, whose product MDQDKNSEDESVGPSEDPSQDELSRLPPGLSDGEAMELLWQLRAQRRQSSPELPETVTQLTAPDGSLLYLVGTAHFSDSSKKDVAMTIRAVQPDVVVVELCQYRVSMLKMDENTLLREAKEINLEKVQQAIKQNGLMSGLMQILLLKVSAHITEQLGMAPGGEFREAFKEAGRIPFCKFHLGDRPIPVTFKRAIAALSFWQKARLAWGLCFLSDPISKEDVEKCKQRDLLEQTMSEMIGEFPALHQTIVAERDIYLTHMLRQAARCVEAPPNAQKVPAVVVGVVGMGHVPGIESNWEKQLNINEIMSVEPPSHLSWVVRTMVKGLMVGVLGYTCYRVGGSLGKALLSLSTVQSLLETLRPLTA is encoded by the exons GATGAGTCAGTCGGTCCATCTGAGGATCCTTCACAGGACGAACTATCCCGTTTACCTCCAGGACTCT CCGACGGTGAAGCAATGGAACTTCTTTGGCAATTGCGAGCTCAACGCCGTCAGTCATCTCCTGAACTACCCGAAACAGTGACTCAGCTAACCGCTCCTGATGGTAGTTTGCTGTACTTAGTGGGCACGGCCCATTTTAGTGACAGCAGCAAAAAGGATGTGGCTATG ACGATCCGTGCTGTGCAGCCAGacgtggtggtggtggagctCTGCCAGTATCGGGTGTCGATGCTGAAGATGGATGAGAATACTCTGCTGAGGGAAGCCAAAGAAATTAACCTGGAAAAGGTTCAGCAGGCTATTAAGCAG AATGGTTTGATGTCCGGTTTGATGCAGATCCTCCTGCTAAAGGTTTCTGCTCACATAACAGAGCAGCTCGGCATGGCGCCAGGAGGAGAGTTTAGGGAGGCCTTTAAAGAG GCAGGACGGATACCATTCTGTAAGTTCCACCTTGGGGACCGACCTATTCCTGTTACATTCAAAAGGGCCATTGCTGCCCTGAGTTTCTGGCAGAAGGCTCGTCTGGCCTGGGGTCTTTGCTTTCTGTCAGACCCAATCAG TAAAGAGGATGTGGAGAAGTGCAAACAGAGGGACCTGCTGGAGCAGACCATGTCAGAGATGATTGGAGAGTTTCCTGCTCTACATCAAACCATCGTAGCCGAGAGAGACATTTACCTCACGCATATGCTCCGCCAGGCTGCTCGCTGTGTGGAGGCGCCTCCCAATGCCCAGA AAGTGCCTGCTGTGGTGGTTGGAGTGGTCGGAATGGGCCACGTCCCTGGTATAGAAAGCAACTGGGAAAAGCAACTCAATATAAATGAAATCATGAG TGTGGAGCCTCCGTCTCATTTGTCCTGGGTTGTACGCACCATGGTGAAAGGTTTGATGGTGGGCGTGCTCGGCTACACCTGCTACCGTGTAGGAGGAAGTTTAGGCAAAGCCCTGCTGTCTTTAAGCACCGTTCAGTCGTTACTGGAGACGCTACGACCACTAACTGCTTGA